A genomic stretch from Kineosporia corallincola includes:
- a CDS encoding LacI family DNA-binding transcriptional regulator: MSSGVVSGPGPRVGMALLSMDDDGGLEPFYADLLAGLEEELDRHDGTVFLHVVPDLDAEILAYRRWADEGLVDAVVVSDLVDGDPRQAVCAQLGLPAVHIGGDPASGEWVVDYDNAGAMRAAVEHLTGLGHRDIGWVSGPQRYRHTRARATAFAEAVAAAGGQGLRREGDYGAGSGASLTGELLDAAPRPTAVVYDNDLMAVAGVREVLRRGLRVPQDVSILAWDDSANSRICHPPLSVVSRDVHELGVLTAGLLLRAVGGGTPVVETPPVAQVVARASTAAVGDEPHHPRIRAS; this comes from the coding sequence ATGAGTTCAGGCGTGGTGAGCGGACCCGGCCCGAGGGTCGGGATGGCCCTGCTGTCGATGGACGACGACGGGGGCCTGGAACCGTTCTACGCCGATCTGCTGGCCGGCCTGGAGGAAGAGCTCGACCGGCACGACGGCACGGTGTTCCTGCACGTCGTGCCCGACCTGGACGCCGAGATCCTGGCCTACCGGCGCTGGGCGGACGAGGGCCTGGTGGACGCGGTGGTGGTGTCCGACCTGGTCGACGGCGACCCCCGGCAGGCGGTGTGCGCCCAGCTCGGTCTTCCCGCCGTCCACATCGGGGGCGACCCGGCGTCGGGGGAGTGGGTGGTCGACTACGACAACGCCGGGGCGATGCGCGCCGCCGTGGAGCATCTCACCGGCCTGGGACACCGCGACATCGGCTGGGTCTCCGGCCCGCAGCGCTACCGCCACACCCGGGCCCGCGCCACGGCGTTCGCCGAGGCCGTCGCCGCGGCGGGCGGTCAGGGCCTGCGGCGGGAGGGGGACTACGGGGCCGGTTCCGGCGCGTCGCTCACCGGCGAACTGCTCGACGCCGCGCCGCGTCCCACCGCGGTGGTGTACGACAACGACCTGATGGCCGTGGCCGGGGTGCGCGAGGTGCTGCGCCGGGGGCTGCGGGTGCCGCAGGACGTGTCCATCCTGGCCTGGGACGACTCCGCGAACAGCCGGATCTGCCACCCACCGCTGTCGGTGGTGAGCCGCGACGTGCACGAGCTCGGCGTGCTCACGGCCGGGCTGCTGCTGCGGGCGGTCGGCGGCGGGACGCCCGTGGTGGAGACGCCGCCGGTGGCGCAGGTGGTGGCGCGGGCGTCGACGGCCGCGGTGGGGGATGAGCCTCACCACCCCCGGATCCGCGCGAGCTGA